The genomic interval AAGCGATTGTGCCATAATTCTTTATGGAAATTCACTTTATGCTGAAGCAAACAGATTTGGTTTCAAAACTCAGATTTAAAAAATTGTTATTGCTAAAAAAATAAAATATTCCATTATAATAATTCAACAAACGCCTTTATATGCAGTATCTCTAAATATTTTGATGATAAACCGATAATATTTTCCGATAAAATATTTAAAATCACAACATTTAATTTTTAAAAAATTTCACAGACGACTAAGCGCCAAATCTTAAATATTTCCACGCCAAAACGCAAGCTTGCGTAAGTTTAAATTATTAAACATAAAAAAATATACTGAAATTATAGATATTTTACTAAAAAATACAGACAATCATTTGAAAAATAAACCGTTGATAGTCAAAAATGCTTTTCAATAATTGATTCTAAATTTTACGAAAACGGCGAAAAAGCGATAAAAATATTAAATTTTTATTTGGTCAAAGAGTATCCGACATTATAAAAAAACTGTATTTAACAATGATGGAAAATATGTAATTTAGGCTCGGCGAAATTTTGAAATTTGCCAAATCAACAGGTCAAATATAATAATAAATTCAAAATACTTACTTTATTAAATAAATGAATAAATAAATATCAAAATACAGCAGAAAACATATAAAATAAGAAGCAAAAACGGCTTTAAATATGAAAATCAAATCAAGGCATTTGAACTTAAAATTAAAAGAATATTAAAACAAAATATTGTCTGTCTTTATTAGAATATAAATTTTTAACAAAGCATTTATTTTAATCATTGTAACATTTTAAGTTGTTTTAAATACAAAAATATAAATTCTATAATTAAAATTTTATTGACAAATTTTTACCCGTCAATTTGCTTTTGCAAAGAGTTATCAAGCAAAATTTGGCTACCTTTTATGTCTATTTTGGCAATATTTTTATCGTTAAACTCAAATTTTACACTTTTTGCGCCGAAACTTTTTGCAATGGCTTCAAGCGTATCGGTTGCGGATTTATGGATTTTTGTGCTTAAATCATTTATCAGTTTTACGGAAAGCCCTTTAATTTCATCTTTTGCTTCATCAATCAACTTATTTTTATCATTTTCGCTGAAACTTGCACCGAAAATTCCATTCAACGAATCCGGCAATAAAAACGGCAAAAATTTTGCATTTTTTTCGTCATAAATTTTCATATCTTTTATAGAGTATTTATAACTGCAAGGCGGCATTTTTATGCTGTATTTCATATCTGAAAGCGAATTTATAGAAAAATCGCTACTCATAAGATCATAAATAAACTCGATTTCAAACTCAAAAATAATGGCGATTTGCTTTTTACTCATAGACCAGCCAAAAAGCGTACTCCAAAAACCTCCAATCGCATCATCTTTTTTTGTGACAATCTCTTTTGAATAAATGCGAAATACGCTAAGTTCGCCTATATTTCGCATTTGAGTTATATCATTTTTAATGTCCGCTTTTTGATTTTCATGCAAACGAAGCTTTAAATTTTGCCTATATAACACAAACATAGCAACTAAAAGCAATAAAATTACGACAAAATTTAAAATTTCCATTTTCGCTCCTTTTACATAATTTCGTTAAATTTATACCCTTCATCAAGAAGAGATTTTCTAACTTCTTCTTGGTGTTTTTCACCTTTTGTCTCAAGAGTTATAGTTATTACAGCGTCGCCGTATTCGATATTTGTCGAAAAGCGATCATAGTCTATCTTAACGATATTTGCGTTTGCTTTTTGAATAGCTTCTGTTAAACCTAAAAGCGCGCCCGGTTTATCGACAAGCGTTACATTTACGGTCATCTTGCGTTTCGATTTTCTAAGACCTTTTTCGATGATTATATTCAGCATTTGGACGTCTATATTTCCGCCGCTTATTATAATACCGATTTTTTTACCTTTTTCAAATTTAAATTTTCTATTCATCAAAGCGGCCACACCAGCAGCTCCTGCGCCTTCAACGATGATTTTTTGTTGTTCCAAAAGATACAAAATAGCATTTGCTATTTCATTATCATCAACTTGCACGAACTCGTCAACCGTTTCAAGTATGATTTTCAAAGTAATTTCACTGGCATCACGGACTGCAATACCATCGGCAATTGTGCGAACCGATTTTGAATTTATGACTTTCTTTGCCAAAAAACTGTCATGCATAGCAGGCGCCCCTTTTGCACCTACAGCTATAACTTTACATTCCGGATTTACTTGCTTTATATAACTTGCAACGCCGCTAATAAGCCCGCCGCCTCCAACAGGCAAAACAACATAATCTAAATCCGGTACCGATTCAAGCATTTCAAGCGCTATCGTGCCCTGTCCTGCTTGAACGAACTCATCATCAAAAGGGTGAACGAAAATTTTATCATGCTCTTTTGTATATTTAAGCGCATAAGCATAAGCTTCATCAAAATTATCACCTTTTAAAATAACTTCAGCGCCTAAAGATTTCGTGCCTGCAACTTTTAGAAGCGGGGTGGCTTCCGGCATTACAATCGTAGCTTTTACACCGAAATGTTTCGCACTTATAGCCACACCTTGCGCGTGATTTCCAGCACTTGCAGCGACTACGCCTCTTTTTTTATCATCTTCGCTAAGATGAGCGATTTTATTAAAAGCGCCGCGAATCTTATATGCGCCTGTGGTTTGAAGATTTTCTTTTTTAAGATAAATCTTTGCTCCGTAAATTTCACTTAATTTTGGCGCCAAATCACACGATGTTTCGGCTATAAAACCGCTTATTGTACGTTTGGCCTGAATGATTTTATTTAAATCCACCATCTTTTTTTCCTTTTTAAAATTTTGAAATTCAATCATAATACAATGATCCTGCACAAAATTTATTCCATTTTGTTCGGAAATTTTCTTAGCATTTTCATTTTTTATTCCAAGTTGAAGCCAAAAATTTTTAGCTTTTTTTAAAATTACATCTTTTAATAAAATTTCAGCAAATTCGCTTTTACGAAACATCACGACAGTATCAATAGAATCAGCGATTTCATTTAAACTTCTATAAACTTTCCGCCCTAAAATTTTATCTTCTTCAGGATAAATCGGATAAATTTTAAAACCTTGTTCCTGCAAAAATTTTGCAACCTTATGACTTGGTTTGTTTTCATCTGGGCTAAGACCTACAATAGCGATATTTCGCATACTTTTAAACATTTTTTCAATCTCATTCATTTTTGTAAAACCACTCCGCATTCTATATGTTCGGTATGCACAAATTGATCAAAAAGTGCAAATTTCGTAATTTTGTGCGTTTCACATAGAATTTGTAAATTTTGTTTTAAGCTTGCAGGATTGCATGAAATATAAATTATATTTTTAAAATTTTGTATAAAATCTAAAACTTCCGGTTCTATTCCTGCGCGCGGCGGATCAACCAGAACATGCGAAAAATCAAAATCTGTAATATCGATATCTTTTAACCTGTTAAACTCTCTAACGCCGTTAAAAGCGTCTATCAGCTCTTTTGCCGACATTCTTACAAAATTTATATTATCTTTGTTTTTAGAATTTTCGCGCGCATTTTTTATAGAGTTTTTGCTGATTTCATTTGCTAAAATTTTACCGAATTCAGAAGCTAACGGCAAAGTGAAATTTCCGTGTCCACAATACATTTCAAGAAGATCTTTACCGTTTTTTACGGCATTTAAAACAAACAAAATCATCTTTTCATTTACTTTTGTATTTGATTGAAAAAATGCATCGGCGTTAAATCTATAGATGAAATTTTGCACCTTTTCTCTTAAAATTTCGCCACCGAAATTTAAAAATTTTCCGCGACTTCTGGCTGAAATTTTAATATCCAAAATTTCAGCTAATTTAGCCAAATCATCTTTGATATTAAAAATATCTTTATGATAAAGCAAAATCGCCATAAAATCGAATTTCGTAGCTATAAACTCGATTCCAAAAAGACGCTCTTTTAAATTTTTATTCTCACGCAAATTTTGTAATAATTTCGGCATCATTTCCACGATTTTTTTATCCATTTTGGGACAGGTTTCTATTTTTACGCGCTCATTACTATTTCCGCGCATTGTATAGAAAACATCGCCTTTTTCGTGCCAAATACCAAATTCCGCGTGATTTCTGAAATTCCACTCATCACTTTTAAAAATTTCAATTTCACCTTGATAGAATTCTTTAAATTCGCTCTTTAAAAAATCAGTTTTAAACGAAATTTCATCATTATAAGGCAGATTTAAATTGCAACCTGCGCATTTGCCATAATATGAGCAACTCAAACTTTTTTACCAACAGTGCGAAGTAAAAGCGCGGCAGCCAACACGCCAAGAGGTAACGCCAACCACACGCTAAGTCCAAGACCGACAGGCAAATAACCGAAAACTATCGTAATAACGCAAATTGATAAAGCATAAGCAAACTGAGTGCCGACGTGTTCCATATGATCACAACCTGCACCCATTGACGAAAGTATCGTAGTATCTGAAATCGGCGAGCAGTGATCTCCAAAAATAGCGCCAGTTAAAACACCACTAATACAAACATACATATATGCCTCAAGCTCTGCGCCGCTCAAGCCGTAATTTTGCCCTACCGCGTTTGCCAAAGGAACAGCCAAAGGCATTAAAATTCCCATCGTTCCGAAGCTGGTTCCGGTAGAAAAAGAGATAAAAGATCCCAGTATAAAAATAAAAATCGGCAAAATAACCTTAGGTGTTGTTTTTGAAAGCAAATCCACAAGATAGTAAGATGTACCCAAATCTTTGATAACGGAACTTAAAGACCAGGCAAGAAGCAAAATCACAACGGTGATTATCATAGTTTTCCAACCGGCAACCCAAATTTCAATACTCTCTTTTATACCAAATATCTTTTGCCAAACACCGATTATAACGGTAACAATGCTAGCAAAAAGTGCCGATTCGAAAAGTACCACCGAAGCATCGGCAGCTCCGAAAGTCGCTTGGAACGCCATAAAACTTAAAGGTGCGCTTTTGACGGCTTTAAGTTCATCCCCTTCAAGAGCTGATAGACCATTGAAATAAAAGCCGATAACGGCAGAAATAATAAGCACAAAAATAGGGACAATAGCATTTGCACTTTTTAATTTTATGCCCTCTTTTGGTGTAAGAGCTTGAGAATCCAAATTTGAAATATTATAATTTTTAGTGCTTGCTTTGCCTTCTCTGGCAGCTTTTTCAGCCTTATACATAGGTCCGAATTCTCTACTCATCAAAGCCGTTAAAACGACGAAAAATATCATAAAAATATTATAAAATCTGTAAGGAATCGTCGAAACGAAAATTTCAAACGGATTTATATCTGTAATTCCTATCGAATAATAAGCATCTTTAATAAGCGAAATTTCAAGTCCAATCCATGTAGAAATCACAGCAATTCCTGTAACCGGCGCGGCCGTAGCGTCTATAATGAAAGCAAGTTTTGCGCGACTTACTTTAAATTTATCAATCACAGGTCTCATTATCGGGCCAACAATAAGCGAGTTTGCGTAATCGTCAAAAAATATTATAAGTCCCATAAACCAAGTGCTGACCTGTGAAGAAACGTGGCTTTTAGCTTTTTTACTAAGCCAAATGGCAAGTGCTTTTGTGCCGCCGATTTTAGTTATTAAAGCTATCAAACCGCCGATACAAAGCACTTGAAGTAAAATTCCCGCATTCCAAGGATCCGCCATTGAGTTTACAGCGCGCGAACAAAGCCCGGTAAATGCGCCGATAACAGCATCAAATGCGCTTGTATTTACAACGCTGATCATATATGTTCCGCTTAAAACACCTATTAAAAGTGAAAAAATCACATCTTTTGTAATAAAAGCCAAAATAATAGCGACAAGCGGTGGAATAAGCGTTAAAAAACCGAAATATTCAGCATTTGACTTGCTATCGGCATACAAAAAAAACGGCACTAATAAAAAAAACAAAACTCTCATCTAATCTCTTTCAAAGAAAAATCCCGCCCAGCTTTGCGTTGTTGCCATAACTTCAAGCGAGTTAATATTTACATTTTCAGGTAATTTTGCACAGTTTATTATGATTTGCGCGATATTTTCCGCGGTTATGTATTTTGTATTTTCATACATGGCGTCAGCTTTTTGGACATCACCTTTGAAGCGAACTAAACTGAATTCGGTTTTGCAAAGCCCCGGTTCTATATTTGTGACGCGAATATTGCTACCTTTTATATCATTTCTTAAATTTAAGCTAAATTGCTTTACAAATGCCTTTGTAGCGCCATATACATTGCCGCCAGGATATGGCCACGTTCCTGCAACCGAGCCGATATTAAAAATATATCCGCTTTTTTTAGCACTCATTATCGGTAAAACAGCTTTTGTAATATAAACAAGGCCTTTTATATTTGTATCAATCATCGTCTCAAAATCACTTAAACTGGCCTTTTCAACAGGCTCACATCCAAGTGCAAGTCCTGCATTATTTACTAAAATTTCGATATTTTTAAAATTTTGCGGCAAATTTTCAATCTCTTTAAAGATCTTCTCTTTGTCCCTGACATCGACATTTATTATATGAATTTCACTGTCATTCAGTTCGCTTGCCAATCTTTCAAGTCTATCTTTTCTGCGACCTAAAATAATCAGATTAAAATTTTCCTTAGCAAAAGCTCTGGCTATGGCTTCGCCAAAGCCCGAAGTGGCTCCTGTTATAAATGCTGTCTTTTTCATAAATACTCCAAAATAAAAAGCTAAAAAAAGATTTTAATATAAACTCTATAAAATAAAGATAAAAAATAGATTATAAATTAAAAAATGTAACTTTTTTATTATATTTATGGAAAATTTTAAAATTTTTACGGCAAATGCTGAAATTTAATTTTCAAAAAAATTGACATAAATCAATATTCAAATATCACTTTTTTGTTAAAATTTTTGAAATTTTATGTT from Campylobacter hominis ATCC BAA-381 carries:
- a CDS encoding DUF4230 domain-containing protein translates to MEILNFVVILLLLVAMFVLYRQNLKLRLHENQKADIKNDITQMRNIGELSVFRIYSKEIVTKKDDAIGGFWSTLFGWSMSKKQIAIIFEFEIEFIYDLMSSDFSINSLSDMKYSIKMPPCSYKYSIKDMKIYDEKNAKFLPFLLPDSLNGIFGASFSENDKNKLIDEAKDEIKGLSVKLINDLSTKIHKSATDTLEAIAKSFGAKSVKFEFNDKNIAKIDIKGSQILLDNSLQKQIDG
- the ilvA gene encoding threonine ammonia-lyase; this encodes MVDLNKIIQAKRTISGFIAETSCDLAPKLSEIYGAKIYLKKENLQTTGAYKIRGAFNKIAHLSEDDKKRGVVAASAGNHAQGVAISAKHFGVKATIVMPEATPLLKVAGTKSLGAEVILKGDNFDEAYAYALKYTKEHDKIFVHPFDDEFVQAGQGTIALEMLESVPDLDYVVLPVGGGGLISGVASYIKQVNPECKVIAVGAKGAPAMHDSFLAKKVINSKSVRTIADGIAVRDASEITLKIILETVDEFVQVDDNEIANAILYLLEQQKIIVEGAGAAGVAALMNRKFKFEKGKKIGIIISGGNIDVQMLNIIIEKGLRKSKRKMTVNVTLVDKPGALLGLTEAIQKANANIVKIDYDRFSTNIEYGDAVITITLETKGEKHQEEVRKSLLDEGYKFNEIM
- the trmA gene encoding tRNA (uridine(54)-C5)-methyltransferase TrmA, giving the protein MSCSYYGKCAGCNLNLPYNDEISFKTDFLKSEFKEFYQGEIEIFKSDEWNFRNHAEFGIWHEKGDVFYTMRGNSNERVKIETCPKMDKKIVEMMPKLLQNLRENKNLKERLFGIEFIATKFDFMAILLYHKDIFNIKDDLAKLAEILDIKISARSRGKFLNFGGEILREKVQNFIYRFNADAFFQSNTKVNEKMILFVLNAVKNGKDLLEMYCGHGNFTLPLASEFGKILANEISKNSIKNARENSKNKDNINFVRMSAKELIDAFNGVREFNRLKDIDITDFDFSHVLVDPPRAGIEPEVLDFIQNFKNIIYISCNPASLKQNLQILCETHKITKFALFDQFVHTEHIECGVVLQK
- a CDS encoding Na+/H+ antiporter NhaC family protein; translated protein: MRVLFFLLVPFFLYADSKSNAEYFGFLTLIPPLVAIILAFITKDVIFSLLIGVLSGTYMISVVNTSAFDAVIGAFTGLCSRAVNSMADPWNAGILLQVLCIGGLIALITKIGGTKALAIWLSKKAKSHVSSQVSTWFMGLIIFFDDYANSLIVGPIMRPVIDKFKVSRAKLAFIIDATAAPVTGIAVISTWIGLEISLIKDAYYSIGITDINPFEIFVSTIPYRFYNIFMIFFVVLTALMSREFGPMYKAEKAAREGKASTKNYNISNLDSQALTPKEGIKLKSANAIVPIFVLIISAVIGFYFNGLSALEGDELKAVKSAPLSFMAFQATFGAADASVVLFESALFASIVTVIIGVWQKIFGIKESIEIWVAGWKTMIITVVILLLAWSLSSVIKDLGTSYYLVDLLSKTTPKVILPIFIFILGSFISFSTGTSFGTMGILMPLAVPLANAVGQNYGLSGAELEAYMYVCISGVLTGAIFGDHCSPISDTTILSSMGAGCDHMEHVGTQFAYALSICVITIVFGYLPVGLGLSVWLALPLGVLAAALLLRTVGKKV
- a CDS encoding SDR family oxidoreductase, translating into MKKTAFITGATSGFGEAIARAFAKENFNLIILGRRKDRLERLASELNDSEIHIINVDVRDKEKIFKEIENLPQNFKNIEILVNNAGLALGCEPVEKASLSDFETMIDTNIKGLVYITKAVLPIMSAKKSGYIFNIGSVAGTWPYPGGNVYGATKAFVKQFSLNLRNDIKGSNIRVTNIEPGLCKTEFSLVRFKGDVQKADAMYENTKYITAENIAQIIINCAKLPENVNINSLEVMATTQSWAGFFFERD